A part of Myxococcus landrumus genomic DNA contains:
- a CDS encoding nucleoside deaminase, whose protein sequence is MRPEETRFLHQAIEAARRARARGDHPFGAVLVDARGQVLLEGENTVVTQRDCTGHAESNLMRDATKRFTPEELAGTTMYASTEPCAMCAGAIFWGGVRRVVFALSSAQFGAMVGPGAGGLLMSSREVLERGSVPTQVEGPVELQEARDVHAGFWG, encoded by the coding sequence ATGCGTCCCGAGGAGACTCGTTTCCTTCACCAAGCCATCGAAGCCGCGCGCCGCGCCCGGGCGCGAGGGGACCATCCCTTTGGCGCCGTGCTGGTGGATGCGCGGGGCCAGGTGCTGCTCGAGGGGGAGAACACCGTGGTGACCCAGCGCGACTGCACCGGCCACGCGGAGTCCAACCTGATGCGGGACGCGACGAAGCGCTTCACGCCGGAAGAGCTCGCGGGCACGACGATGTACGCCAGCACGGAGCCGTGCGCGATGTGCGCGGGCGCCATCTTCTGGGGCGGCGTGCGGCGGGTGGTGTTCGCGCTGTCCTCCGCGCAGTTCGGGGCGATGGTGGGCCCGGGCGCGGGCGGACTCCTCATGTCGAGCCGCGAGGTCCTGGAGCGCGGCAGCGTCCCCACGCAGGTGGAGGGCCCCGTGGAGCTCCAGGAAGCACGCGACGTCCACGCGGGCTTCTGGGGCTGA
- a CDS encoding serine/threonine protein kinase, with amino-acid sequence MIRPLDGDLSIDTVLRNTYKVVSILGRGGMGSVYLAQHLRLPGKQVAVKVLRGGDHLTAEIFARFRREAEIASRLGHPNIVEVLDYDTLDDGTPFLVLEFLRGESLQSRLERGRLPLTDVYSFTRQMGSALQAAHGAGIVHRDLKPANVFLVPTDSGGVVGERLKLLDFGISKVLDSGTVQTQEATLIGTPQYMSPEQAQGRNREIDARTDIFAMGCIVYEMMTGTPAFGGGGIAQMIFRVVYEPPAPLAPLCPEAPPHAIAAVDKALSKRAEERYPDVASFVEDLTGSPLHTLSSTSGAHATTPRPTGSPSGVALPSEGPPSLSNTMAPGTGRMGPDTGSMGFEATLAPGTGRMGQVEPVAPSGAFAAGNTGRMGVAQALGTEPVVPPVAQFDPVQLEPTLTSQPVPRLAKAQIDPPGLEPTLMSQPAPGPATPAPSPHAPVVAPPQPNLHVAAVPTAQVVPATKSRAPLAAIAVVGLAVIGGAGWWMTRPGPTPPTSGPVPTNTNPQGTTGTPAANSQNQGTTPPPAVTGTPEQQPTGTQGPPGTQVVTAPQTGTTPPETTPPTNPTGVEPKPPPPSTRPSPRPEASEKLSDEVRQLLADAERALSGGDTAEAIRLARSSQRREPTGIPQASYSLLTRAFCRQGDLSNAKAQWPKVSGAEKSRVRKFCLKYDIEF; translated from the coding sequence ATGATTCGACCGTTAGACGGCGACCTGTCCATCGATACGGTCCTTCGCAACACCTACAAGGTCGTCTCCATCCTGGGGCGCGGCGGCATGGGCTCCGTGTACCTGGCCCAACACCTGCGCCTGCCCGGCAAACAAGTCGCGGTGAAGGTGCTGCGCGGGGGCGACCACCTGACGGCGGAAATCTTCGCCCGCTTCCGCCGCGAGGCGGAGATTGCCTCCCGGTTGGGCCACCCCAACATCGTCGAGGTGCTCGACTACGACACCTTGGACGACGGCACGCCGTTCCTGGTGCTGGAGTTCCTGCGCGGAGAGAGCCTCCAGTCCCGCCTGGAGCGAGGCCGGCTGCCCCTCACCGACGTGTACTCATTCACCCGGCAGATGGGCTCCGCGCTGCAAGCCGCGCACGGCGCGGGCATCGTCCACCGGGACCTCAAGCCAGCGAACGTCTTCCTCGTCCCCACCGACTCCGGCGGCGTGGTGGGCGAGCGGCTGAAGCTGCTCGACTTCGGCATCTCCAAGGTCCTCGACTCCGGGACGGTGCAGACGCAGGAGGCGACGCTCATCGGCACGCCGCAGTACATGTCCCCGGAGCAGGCCCAGGGCCGCAACCGGGAGATTGATGCCCGCACGGACATCTTCGCGATGGGCTGCATCGTCTACGAGATGATGACGGGCACGCCCGCCTTCGGGGGCGGCGGCATCGCGCAGATGATCTTCCGCGTCGTCTACGAGCCCCCCGCGCCGCTCGCCCCGCTGTGCCCGGAAGCTCCACCTCACGCCATCGCCGCGGTGGACAAGGCCCTGTCCAAGCGCGCGGAGGAGCGCTACCCGGACGTGGCCTCCTTCGTGGAGGACCTGACCGGCAGCCCGCTGCACACGCTCAGCTCGACCTCGGGCGCCCACGCCACGACGCCGCGTCCCACGGGCTCGCCCTCCGGCGTGGCCCTGCCCTCCGAGGGCCCGCCGTCGCTGTCCAACACGATGGCCCCGGGCACCGGCCGCATGGGCCCGGACACGGGGTCCATGGGCTTCGAGGCCACGCTCGCCCCGGGCACCGGCCGCATGGGACAGGTAGAGCCCGTCGCGCCATCCGGTGCGTTCGCCGCGGGCAACACGGGACGGATGGGCGTGGCGCAGGCGCTGGGCACGGAGCCCGTCGTACCGCCCGTGGCCCAGTTCGACCCCGTGCAGTTGGAGCCCACGCTCACGTCCCAGCCCGTGCCTCGGTTGGCCAAGGCCCAGATAGACCCGCCGGGACTCGAGCCCACGCTCATGTCGCAGCCGGCGCCGGGCCCCGCCACTCCGGCGCCCAGCCCCCACGCGCCCGTTGTCGCGCCGCCACAGCCGAACCTCCACGTGGCCGCCGTTCCCACCGCGCAGGTCGTGCCCGCGACGAAGAGCCGCGCCCCCCTGGCGGCAATCGCCGTGGTGGGACTGGCCGTCATCGGTGGCGCGGGCTGGTGGATGACGCGCCCGGGGCCGACGCCGCCGACCAGCGGCCCTGTCCCCACCAACACCAATCCCCAGGGAACCACCGGGACGCCCGCCGCGAATTCTCAGAATCAGGGGACAACGCCGCCTCCCGCTGTCACCGGCACCCCGGAGCAGCAGCCCACGGGGACGCAAGGGCCCCCCGGGACTCAAGTCGTCACGGCGCCCCAGACGGGCACCACGCCTCCGGAGACCACGCCGCCCACGAATCCGACGGGCGTCGAGCCGAAGCCTCCGCCCCCCTCCACGCGTCCTTCCCCCCGGCCCGAGGCTTCCGAAAAACTGTCTGACGAGGTCAGGCAACTTTTGGCCGATGCGGAACGAGCTTTAAGTGGGGGAGACACCGCGGAGGCCATCCGACTGGCACGCAGCAGCCAGCGGCGGGAACCCACGGGCATCCCACAGGCGTCCTACTCGTTGCTCACCCGGGCGTTCTGCCGTCAGGGGGACCTCAGCAACGCCAAGGCCCAGTGGCCCAAGGTCTCTGGGGCGGAGAAGTCCCGGGTCCGAAAGTTTTGCCTGAAGTACGACATCGAGTTCTGA
- a CDS encoding GNAT family N-acetyltransferase has protein sequence MTKAAPKDSLEVRVRRIHRRDLNRTWEFLKLVFRDVNRETVEYQRPRSKRRFMEVYTSEWIEQLLYEVDGNIVGYSECAFEATGDDNWVNPRWFEKRGMRPLFVEELAVHPDYQGRGVGSFMLDQLQHLARTRGCTHLVLEVAENNESALAWYRARTFYKLDAAIFLAQKVPGEPDLLPPRRLKRRAKVAEETAATPNTGPMPATPAPKVSARKTRASAAKKGG, from the coding sequence ATGACAAAAGCCGCGCCCAAGGACTCCCTCGAGGTTCGAGTCCGCCGCATCCACCGCCGCGACCTCAACCGGACGTGGGAGTTCCTCAAGCTCGTCTTCCGCGACGTGAACCGCGAGACGGTGGAGTACCAGCGCCCCCGCTCCAAGCGCCGCTTCATGGAGGTCTACACCTCCGAGTGGATTGAGCAGCTGCTCTACGAGGTGGACGGGAACATCGTCGGCTACTCCGAGTGTGCCTTCGAGGCCACGGGCGACGACAACTGGGTGAACCCGCGCTGGTTCGAGAAGCGGGGCATGCGGCCGCTCTTCGTGGAGGAGCTCGCGGTGCACCCGGACTATCAAGGCCGGGGCGTGGGCAGCTTCATGTTGGATCAGCTCCAGCACCTCGCGCGCACGCGAGGCTGCACGCACCTGGTGCTGGAGGTGGCGGAGAACAACGAGTCCGCGCTGGCGTGGTACCGGGCGCGGACGTTCTACAAGCTCGACGCGGCCATCTTCCTCGCGCAGAAGGTGCCCGGAGAGCCGGACCTGCTCCCGCCGCGCCGGCTCAAGCGCCGCGCCAAGGTGGCGGAGGAGACGGCCGCCACGCCCAACACCGGGCCGATGCCCGCCACGCCCGCGCCGAAGGTCAGCGCGCGCAAGACGCGGGCCTCGGCGGCGAAGAAGGGCGGCTAA
- a CDS encoding ammonium transporter — protein sequence MKKWLAVALLVGVGVAGMWVTPAAQVKQGGPLNPADTAWLLTATALVLLMTPGLSFFYGGMVRLKNVVSTLLQSFIAMAVISLLWVVVGFSLSFGDSFHGLIGDPRTFFMFSGVGAETHPDLAPTIPLLLFALFQLKFAIITPALITGAFAERVRFKAYVLFMVLFALFIYAPLAHWTWHPQGFLRQWGVLDFAGGTVVHMSAGFAALAGALVLGRRRTHLENTSHTPANLPFVMLGTGMLWFGWFGFNAGSALSASALAALAFATTNTASAAAMLGWMAFDWLRGRKPSALGACVGAVVGLVAVTPAAGFITVGQSILVGLVASFVSNTAVHLKSRTSLDDTLDVFPCHGLGGVVGMVLTGVLAKDVGLIHGETRTFLMHMAALVLVSTFSFVGSYLLYKLVDRIVPLRVTQEQEEQGLDLSQHDEVVGESPALPSPHDTPEPAVPSPHDTPEPLPA from the coding sequence ATGAAGAAGTGGCTGGCAGTGGCCTTGCTGGTGGGCGTGGGCGTGGCGGGCATGTGGGTGACGCCGGCGGCGCAAGTGAAGCAGGGAGGCCCGCTCAACCCGGCGGACACCGCGTGGCTCCTCACGGCGACGGCGTTGGTGCTGTTGATGACCCCGGGCCTGTCGTTCTTCTACGGCGGCATGGTGCGGCTGAAGAACGTGGTCTCCACGCTGTTGCAGAGCTTCATCGCCATGGCGGTCATCAGCCTGCTCTGGGTGGTGGTGGGCTTCAGCCTGAGCTTCGGTGACAGCTTTCACGGGCTCATTGGCGACCCGCGCACCTTCTTCATGTTCAGCGGCGTGGGGGCGGAGACGCATCCGGACCTGGCGCCCACCATTCCCTTGCTGCTGTTCGCGCTGTTCCAGCTCAAGTTCGCCATCATCACCCCGGCGCTCATCACCGGAGCCTTCGCGGAGCGGGTCCGCTTCAAGGCCTATGTGCTCTTCATGGTGCTCTTCGCGCTGTTCATCTACGCGCCGCTGGCGCACTGGACGTGGCACCCGCAGGGGTTTCTGCGCCAGTGGGGCGTGCTGGATTTCGCGGGCGGCACGGTGGTGCACATGTCCGCGGGCTTCGCGGCGCTCGCGGGCGCGCTGGTGCTCGGGCGGCGCCGGACTCATCTGGAGAACACGTCGCACACGCCCGCCAACCTGCCCTTCGTCATGCTGGGCACGGGCATGCTGTGGTTTGGTTGGTTCGGCTTCAACGCGGGCTCGGCGCTGTCGGCGTCCGCACTGGCGGCGCTCGCCTTCGCCACCACCAACACGGCGTCCGCGGCGGCCATGCTGGGATGGATGGCTTTCGACTGGCTGCGCGGCCGCAAGCCGAGTGCCCTGGGCGCGTGCGTGGGCGCGGTGGTGGGCCTGGTGGCGGTCACTCCCGCGGCGGGATTCATCACCGTGGGCCAAAGCATCCTGGTGGGACTGGTAGCCAGCTTCGTGAGCAACACGGCCGTCCACCTCAAGAGCCGCACGTCACTCGACGACACGCTGGATGTCTTTCCCTGTCACGGCCTGGGCGGCGTGGTGGGCATGGTGCTCACGGGCGTGCTGGCCAAGGACGTGGGGCTCATCCATGGAGAGACCCGCACGTTCCTGATGCACATGGCGGCGCTCGTCCTGGTGTCGACCTTCTCCTTCGTGGGCTCGTACCTGCTCTACAAGCTGGTGGACCGCATCGTCCCCCTGCGTGTCACGCAGGAGCAAGAGGAGCAGGGGCTCGACCTGAGCCAGCACGACGAGGTGGTGGGCGAATCGCCTGCCCTGCCCTCGCCTCACGACACGCCCGAGCCCGCCGTGCCCTCACCTCACGACACGCCCGAGCCGTTGCCCGCCTGA
- a CDS encoding GIY-YIG nuclease family protein — protein sequence MHPRVASLLAHVRAHAQNRPGIYRMLGPSGEVLYVGKSVRVRTRLLSYFRAEPGDKAADIIAHAHAVDWEHTPSEFAALLRELRLIKLHRPLYNVEHKRDRSHCFLHLTQEAVPRLHVVTRVTGASGDYYGPFHGPHAVSEVARAVNDLLELRDCAADTPMKLADQGQLFPHTQEPLCMRGKLSRCLAPCAGGCTRAEYLAHVAQARAFLEGHSDTPLALLHERMALAARRLQFEYAAELRDRAERLQHLRQWMVSLGQTMKRLTFVYAVPGHEGDDRVYILRRGSVREERPAPRTLREQKALAARAQEIFERPEPETLSLRAHEAQEVMLIARWFHLHPEQLEHAPHAAP from the coding sequence ATGCATCCCCGCGTCGCATCACTCCTGGCCCACGTCCGCGCGCATGCGCAGAACCGTCCCGGCATCTACCGGATGCTCGGCCCCTCCGGTGAGGTGCTCTACGTCGGCAAGTCCGTGCGAGTGCGCACCCGGCTCCTGTCGTACTTCCGCGCCGAGCCAGGCGACAAGGCGGCGGACATCATCGCCCATGCGCATGCGGTCGACTGGGAGCACACGCCCAGCGAGTTCGCCGCGTTGCTGCGAGAGCTGCGCCTCATCAAGCTCCACCGCCCTCTTTACAACGTGGAGCACAAGCGCGACCGGAGCCACTGCTTCCTCCACCTCACGCAAGAGGCCGTGCCCCGCCTTCACGTCGTGACCCGCGTCACCGGCGCGAGCGGCGACTACTACGGCCCCTTCCACGGCCCGCACGCCGTCTCCGAGGTGGCGCGCGCGGTGAACGACCTGCTCGAGCTGCGCGACTGCGCCGCGGACACGCCCATGAAGCTGGCGGACCAGGGACAGCTCTTCCCCCACACGCAGGAGCCGCTCTGCATGCGGGGCAAGCTCTCACGCTGTCTCGCGCCGTGCGCCGGAGGCTGCACTCGCGCCGAGTACCTCGCCCACGTGGCCCAGGCCCGAGCCTTCCTCGAGGGCCACTCCGACACGCCCCTCGCGCTGCTGCACGAGCGCATGGCGCTCGCGGCCCGGCGCCTCCAGTTCGAGTACGCCGCCGAATTGAGAGACCGCGCCGAGCGACTCCAGCACCTCCGGCAGTGGATGGTCTCCCTGGGCCAGACGATGAAGCGGCTGACGTTCGTGTACGCGGTCCCTGGCCACGAGGGGGACGACCGCGTCTACATCCTGCGCCGGGGAAGCGTGCGGGAGGAGCGGCCCGCGCCGCGAACCCTCCGCGAGCAAAAGGCCCTGGCGGCACGGGCCCAGGAAATCTTCGAGCGCCCGGAGCCCGAGACGCTGAGCCTGCGCGCGCACGAAGCGCAGGAGGTGATGCTCATCGCCCGCTGGTTCCACCTCCACCCGGAGCAGCTCGAGCACGCGCCGCACGCCGCTCCTTGA
- a CDS encoding VOC family protein → MTSAFVKLLVSDLARSQAFYEALGFERTQAEPPFVRLQWAGTVDIYLVSPPSARQLEGRRGMGVLVGIRLESSPNGLDELLLRAQAQGAAVEGPTVQPWYTREVIITDPDGYRLNFIEPA, encoded by the coding sequence GTGACGTCCGCGTTCGTCAAGCTGCTCGTCTCCGACCTGGCGCGCTCACAGGCGTTCTACGAAGCCCTGGGCTTCGAGCGCACCCAGGCCGAGCCCCCCTTCGTCCGCCTCCAATGGGCGGGCACGGTGGACATCTACCTGGTCTCGCCTCCGTCGGCGCGACAGCTGGAGGGGCGGCGGGGCATGGGCGTGCTCGTGGGCATCCGCCTCGAGAGCTCTCCCAACGGCCTGGACGAGCTGCTGCTTCGCGCGCAGGCCCAGGGCGCCGCGGTGGAAGGTCCCACCGTGCAGCCCTGGTACACCCGGGAGGTCATCATCACCGACCCGGACGGCTACCGGCTCAACTTCATCGAGCCCGCGTAG
- the gstA gene encoding glutathione transferase GstA: MKLYYTPGACSLSPHIILREAGLKFAVEKVDLRSKKTETGVDFNTVNPKGYVPTLVLDNGAMLTEGPAIVQYLADQAPESKLAPANGTFERYQLQEMLNFISTELHKAFSPLFNPAFPDDGKRIFRDRIALRLKTLDGLLEKNAYLMGEQFTVADAYLFTVLNWTRPMQIDLEPYASVKAYHARIAARPHVQAAMAAEGLTK, translated from the coding sequence ATGAAGCTCTACTACACGCCGGGTGCCTGCTCCCTGTCTCCACACATCATCCTGCGCGAGGCGGGATTGAAGTTCGCTGTCGAGAAGGTCGACCTGCGCTCCAAGAAGACGGAGACCGGCGTGGACTTCAACACCGTCAATCCCAAGGGCTATGTGCCCACCCTCGTGCTGGACAACGGCGCGATGCTGACGGAAGGGCCCGCCATCGTGCAGTACCTGGCGGACCAGGCACCGGAGAGCAAGCTCGCCCCGGCCAACGGCACGTTCGAGCGCTACCAGCTCCAGGAGATGCTCAACTTCATCTCCACCGAGCTGCACAAGGCCTTCAGCCCCCTGTTCAACCCCGCGTTCCCCGATGACGGCAAGCGCATCTTCCGCGACCGCATCGCGCTGCGACTCAAGACGTTGGACGGGCTGCTCGAGAAGAACGCGTACCTGATGGGTGAGCAGTTCACCGTGGCGGATGCCTACCTCTTCACGGTGCTGAACTGGACGCGGCCGATGCAGATCGACCTGGAGCCCTACGCGTCGGTGAAGGCGTACCACGCGCGCATCGCCGCGCGGCCGCACGTGCAGGCGGCCATGGCGGCCGAAGGACTGACGAAGTGA
- a CDS encoding TIGR02452 family protein: MSLKGLAQETVRITEEGTYVAPSGRRVSLGDSVERAVNGTVLYRPGDFGRRVVEEGPPGPLRIEVTGEKTGQAARRLVEEGETRIAALNFASAKNPGGGFLGGAKAQEEDLARCSALYPCLLTQREYYDVNRAESSPLYTDHLIYSPDVPFFRDDALELLEEPFLLSVLTMPAPNAGVALRENPGLRSRVHAVLRARALKVLQAAALEGHRVLVLGAWGCGVFRNEPVEVAQAFSSALATLSGVFSRVVFAVYERGGDGPNLRAFQEHFS; this comes from the coding sequence ATGTCGTTGAAGGGATTGGCGCAGGAGACGGTTCGCATCACGGAGGAGGGGACGTATGTGGCGCCCTCGGGGCGGCGCGTCTCGCTGGGTGACAGCGTGGAGCGCGCGGTGAACGGGACGGTGCTCTACCGGCCGGGAGACTTCGGGCGGCGGGTGGTGGAGGAGGGCCCGCCGGGGCCACTTCGCATCGAGGTGACGGGCGAGAAGACGGGACAGGCCGCCAGGCGCCTGGTGGAGGAAGGAGAGACGCGCATCGCCGCGCTCAACTTCGCCTCCGCGAAGAACCCCGGGGGTGGCTTCCTGGGAGGCGCGAAAGCGCAGGAGGAGGACCTGGCCCGCTGTTCGGCGCTCTACCCGTGCCTGCTGACGCAGCGCGAGTACTACGACGTCAACCGCGCGGAGTCCTCGCCGCTGTACACCGACCACCTCATCTACTCACCCGACGTGCCGTTCTTCCGGGACGACGCGTTGGAATTGTTGGAGGAGCCCTTCCTGCTCTCGGTGCTCACCATGCCGGCGCCCAACGCGGGCGTGGCGCTTCGGGAGAACCCGGGCCTGAGGTCGCGAGTCCACGCGGTGCTGCGAGCGCGGGCGCTCAAGGTGCTCCAGGCGGCGGCGCTCGAGGGCCATCGCGTCCTGGTGCTGGGGGCGTGGGGCTGCGGGGTGTTCCGCAACGAGCCTGTCGAAGTGGCTCAGGCCTTCTCGTCCGCGCTGGCGACGTTGTCCGGGGTCTTCTCCCGGGTGGTGTTCGCCGTCTACGAGCGAGGCGGGGATGGGCCCAACCTGCGCGCCTTCCAGGAGCACTTCTCCTGA
- a CDS encoding sensor histidine kinase, whose amino-acid sequence MPRRADAHSPGGVGNLTHLERQGTVQVYMNPAPFTASGPPTDADSVTYSLPPGTEDEQGPSDGTRLRLLREMMSEAFLCLDAHGRIREVNSRAAALLGLPAEELQGQEPWVAEPALAGTSLHERLMAALTTREGGRFLAELPSRTWLDVNVQIVGEETWVLAADITGRQRAENEVARTEERFRQLGERFQVALDSAQMAVWETNLATGQVFRSEGHDRLYGYPHPLTEWTHERFIESLHPDDRMGVQTQLDDIFAGKADTYASTFRTAWPDGTWHWLTSRARVLRDATGKVVVIRGAILDITALKETEFALQEAVRTRDDFLSLASHELRTPLTSLRLQAQLLRRLGDSHPPQTLSAPRVQEKLESTERQLRRLGALVDNLLDVSRIRTGKLDFQFTEGDLAAVVGDLVARFTDEARHTGVQLTASVEGPMVGRFDRLRLEQVVSNLLSNALRYGAGNPVRLSLTRHEDGVRLVVRDSGPGVPFQDRERIFERFTQGDNARRRGGMGLGLYIVRQIVEAHGGHIRVEDSPGGGATFVVELPI is encoded by the coding sequence ATGCCCCGGCGTGCGGACGCCCACTCCCCTGGAGGGGTGGGCAACTTGACGCATTTGGAGCGCCAGGGGACGGTTCAGGTCTACATGAACCCCGCGCCGTTCACCGCGTCCGGCCCCCCGACGGACGCCGACAGCGTCACGTATTCCCTCCCTCCGGGCACGGAAGACGAGCAGGGCCCCTCCGACGGCACGCGGCTGCGGCTGCTCCGGGAGATGATGAGCGAGGCGTTCCTCTGTCTGGATGCCCATGGCCGCATCCGCGAGGTGAACAGCCGCGCCGCCGCGCTGCTGGGCCTGCCCGCGGAGGAGCTCCAAGGCCAGGAGCCCTGGGTCGCGGAGCCCGCGCTGGCGGGCACCTCGCTGCACGAGCGGCTGATGGCGGCGCTCACCACCCGCGAGGGCGGACGCTTCCTGGCGGAGCTGCCCTCGCGCACCTGGCTGGACGTGAATGTCCAAATCGTGGGCGAGGAGACGTGGGTGCTCGCGGCCGACATCACCGGGCGGCAGCGCGCGGAGAACGAAGTGGCGCGCACCGAGGAGCGCTTCCGCCAGCTCGGCGAGCGCTTCCAGGTTGCGCTCGACTCGGCGCAGATGGCCGTCTGGGAGACGAACCTGGCCACCGGGCAGGTGTTCCGCTCGGAGGGACATGACCGCCTCTACGGCTATCCCCACCCGCTGACGGAGTGGACCCACGAGCGCTTCATCGAGTCGCTCCACCCCGATGACCGGATGGGCGTCCAGACGCAACTGGATGACATCTTCGCGGGCAAGGCGGACACCTATGCCTCCACCTTCCGGACCGCGTGGCCGGACGGCACCTGGCACTGGCTCACCAGCCGGGCGCGGGTGCTGCGCGACGCGACGGGCAAGGTGGTGGTGATTCGCGGCGCCATCCTGGACATCACCGCGCTGAAGGAGACGGAGTTCGCGCTCCAGGAGGCCGTGCGCACGCGCGATGACTTCCTCTCGCTGGCCAGCCACGAGCTGCGCACGCCGCTGACGTCGCTGCGGCTCCAGGCGCAGCTGCTGCGGCGCCTGGGCGACAGCCACCCTCCGCAGACGCTCAGCGCGCCCAGGGTCCAGGAGAAGCTGGAGTCGACGGAGCGGCAGCTGCGCCGGCTGGGCGCGTTGGTGGACAACCTGCTCGACGTCAGCCGCATCCGCACGGGCAAGCTGGACTTCCAGTTCACGGAAGGGGACCTGGCCGCCGTCGTCGGAGACCTGGTCGCGCGCTTCACGGACGAGGCCCGCCACACGGGCGTCCAGCTCACCGCCTCCGTGGAAGGGCCCATGGTGGGCCGCTTCGACCGGCTGCGGCTGGAGCAGGTGGTGAGCAACCTGCTGTCCAACGCCCTTCGCTATGGTGCGGGCAATCCCGTGCGCCTCTCGCTCACCCGCCATGAAGACGGCGTGCGCCTGGTGGTGCGGGACAGCGGCCCGGGTGTTCCGTTCCAGGATCGCGAGCGAATCTTCGAGCGCTTCACCCAAGGCGACAACGCGCGGCGCCGGGGCGGCATGGGGCTGGGCCTCTACATCGTCCGGCAGATCGTCGAAGCCCACGGCGGCCACATCCGCGTGGAGGACTCTCCCGGCGGCGGCGCCACCTTCGTCGTGGAGCTGCCCATCTAG
- a CDS encoding YqgE/AlgH family protein: MRRLSPRYSVWLLLLTGLAALVLFPRLIDTLKAQEHPSLEPKAGRVLVARPSGVSDTFHETVVLLLEAGEGQRTWGLVLNRVRAPDEQPLPQGVDRWGGPVHPAHRITLTPRPHPPEGARRLLSGLSWYETDQTTQPPADSSLAFAGVSAWGPGQLEQELALGAWWVVEVRAEEVFTPPGNLWAALAARHL, encoded by the coding sequence ATGAGACGCCTGTCTCCCCGCTACTCAGTCTGGTTACTGCTCCTCACCGGGCTGGCGGCGCTCGTGCTCTTTCCGCGACTCATCGACACGCTCAAGGCCCAGGAGCACCCGTCCCTCGAGCCCAAGGCCGGGCGGGTCCTGGTGGCCCGCCCCAGCGGTGTCTCGGACACCTTCCACGAAACAGTGGTGCTGCTGCTGGAAGCCGGTGAGGGCCAGCGCACCTGGGGCCTGGTGCTCAACCGCGTGCGCGCTCCCGACGAACAACCGCTCCCCCAGGGCGTGGACCGCTGGGGGGGCCCGGTCCATCCGGCGCACCGCATCACCCTCACACCGCGGCCCCATCCTCCCGAGGGAGCACGCCGCCTCCTGAGTGGCCTCTCCTGGTACGAGACAGACCAGACAACGCAACCACCCGCCGACAGCTCGCTTGCCTTCGCGGGTGTGTCCGCCTGGGGTCCCGGACAGCTCGAACAGGAGCTGGCCCTCGGAGCCTGGTGGGTGGTGGAGGTCCGCGCGGAGGAAGTCTTCACCCCTCCCGGAAACCTGTGGGCCGCGCTCGCCGCGCGACACCTCTGA
- a CDS encoding nucleotidyltransferase family protein, giving the protein MTVGVVLLAAGGSSRLGQPKQLVRHQGQTLVRRAAETALSVGHGPVVVVLGAHPEAIAQELAGLPVHCVRHADWALGPGGSLKAGLSAVLATESSDGPTVDAVLFLLCDQLQVEASHLKALVTSMQVTNAAVVASAYDGTHGVPALFSRAVFAELEALPPEQGARGVIARDPSRVETVALPGGNQDVDTPEDLARLK; this is encoded by the coding sequence CTGACGGTGGGTGTGGTGCTGCTCGCGGCCGGAGGCTCGTCGCGGCTGGGACAACCCAAGCAGCTCGTCCGCCATCAGGGGCAGACGCTGGTGCGCCGCGCCGCGGAGACGGCTCTCTCGGTCGGCCACGGCCCCGTCGTGGTGGTCCTCGGTGCCCACCCCGAGGCCATCGCCCAGGAACTGGCCGGGCTTCCCGTGCACTGCGTGAGGCATGCGGACTGGGCGCTCGGCCCTGGTGGCTCGCTGAAGGCGGGACTCTCCGCGGTGCTCGCGACGGAGTCCTCGGATGGTCCCACCGTCGACGCCGTCCTCTTCCTGCTGTGCGACCAACTCCAAGTGGAGGCGTCACACCTGAAGGCACTCGTCACCTCCATGCAGGTGACGAACGCCGCGGTGGTGGCCTCCGCCTATGACGGCACCCACGGCGTGCCCGCCCTGTTCTCCCGCGCCGTGTTCGCGGAGCTCGAAGCCCTGCCCCCCGAGCAGGGCGCGCGCGGCGTCATCGCCAGGGACCCGTCCCGCGTCGAAACCGTCGCGCTCCCCGGTGGTAACCAGGATGTGGACACCCCCGAGGACCTCGCCCGATTGAAGTAA